In Thermodesulfobacteriota bacterium, the following are encoded in one genomic region:
- a CDS encoding nitroreductase family protein, which translates to MELMEAIGNRRSIRFFKPWKDVEDWKIQRMLQAARHASCQGNCGSTEAIVIDKKTYPADKFEELIQCASTFNEIQLRTAPIVIAWLVNMDAWYKELVESFAVLFPARAITAAHGWTYKILTESTYPRLMSFPRDKAEDLLRVEAGQAIANSLLAATELGLGCCLLATGRKPAEFPKVLGVPDNIVPLWIMAVGYAAETPGQRPRKRFDRLYHYNTYGNPLKEDQAVKQELIAENMIQPKDPLPGRDEELRHVCRMFGYKEDMPDMPKDKIKALYEEDSIYYGEVPPGLEEKGV; encoded by the coding sequence ATGGAACTGATGGAAGCGATAGGAAACAGAAGGAGCATAAGGTTTTTCAAACCCTGGAAGGATGTCGAGGACTGGAAGATACAGAGGATGCTCCAGGCCGCGCGGCATGCCTCGTGCCAGGGTAACTGCGGCTCGACCGAGGCCATAGTCATCGACAAGAAGACCTACCCCGCCGACAAGTTCGAGGAGCTCATTCAGTGCGCCTCGACTTTCAACGAGATACAGCTCAGGACGGCCCCGATAGTAATCGCGTGGCTCGTCAACATGGACGCGTGGTATAAGGAGCTAGTCGAGTCTTTCGCCGTCCTGTTCCCGGCCCGCGCCATCACCGCGGCGCACGGGTGGACGTACAAGATACTGACCGAGAGCACCTATCCCCGCCTGATGAGCTTTCCGAGGGATAAGGCCGAGGATTTGCTGAGGGTCGAGGCCGGGCAGGCCATAGCGAACTCGCTCCTCGCTGCGACAGAGCTCGGGCTCGGGTGCTGCCTCCTCGCGACCGGCAGAAAGCCGGCCGAATTCCCGAAGGTCCTCGGCGTGCCCGACAACATCGTCCCTCTCTGGATAATGGCAGTCGGCTATGCCGCCGAAACGCCGGGACAGAGGCCGAGAAAGCGCTTCGACAGGCTCTATCACTACAACACCTACGGCAACCCCCTCAAGGAAGACCAGGCGGTAAAGCAGGAGCTCATCGCCGAGAACATGATACAGCCGAAAGACCCGCTGCCTGGAAGGGACGAGGAGCTCAGGCACGTGTGCAGGATGTTCGGCTATAAGGAAGACATGCCCGACATGCCGAAGGACAAGATCAAGGCCCTTTACGAAGAGGACTCGATCTACTACGGCGAAGTGCCGCCGGGCCTCGAAGAAAAGGGCGTTTAA
- a CDS encoding glycosyltransferase family 9 protein: protein MNWKIEGLKRIDGILGGIACGISRLIVSPGKGPHNTPLKILVIRPGGIGDAVLLYPALSALRREFPGSPIHVLAEKRNAGILVDCPYIDGVLLYDSSPLGTLAGVVKEGYDIVIDTEQWHRMTAALAYLTRAPVRAGFATNERARQLTHTVPHGRGDYEAVSFLNLVSAVTGKEYAFDEDKPFLPIDPSKYGKILSALDEFKSGKRGVVGIFTGATVKERRWGTRKFAGLAKALAEEGLGVVLLGGPGDVESSAEVKKGLDCNSVLDLAGKTPLMETAAVISTLDLLVSGDTGLMHIAYGAGTPTVSLFGAGIEEKWAPRGHRHAVINKRLPCSPCTEFGYTPPCPYGVRCLREISVEEVKESVLDLLSLASTSASSG, encoded by the coding sequence ATGAACTGGAAAATAGAAGGGCTCAAAAGGATCGACGGCATCCTCGGGGGGATTGCGTGCGGCATTTCGAGGCTCATCGTGAGCCCGGGGAAGGGTCCCCATAACACTCCTCTGAAAATACTCGTAATAAGACCGGGCGGCATAGGCGACGCCGTGCTCCTGTACCCGGCGCTCTCAGCGCTGAGGCGAGAATTCCCCGGCTCGCCGATTCACGTACTCGCCGAGAAGAGAAACGCCGGGATTCTCGTGGACTGTCCCTATATCGACGGCGTCCTCCTCTACGATTCCTCGCCGCTTGGAACCCTCGCCGGCGTCGTCAAAGAGGGATACGACATCGTGATAGACACGGAGCAGTGGCACCGTATGACGGCCGCTCTCGCATACCTCACCCGCGCCCCCGTGAGGGCGGGATTCGCCACGAACGAGAGGGCCCGGCAGCTCACGCACACCGTACCGCACGGACGCGGGGATTACGAGGCGGTGAGCTTTCTCAATCTGGTCTCCGCAGTAACCGGGAAAGAATACGCGTTCGACGAGGACAAGCCCTTTTTGCCGATAGACCCGAGCAAATATGGGAAAATTCTTTCCGCGCTGGACGAGTTTAAAAGCGGGAAGAGGGGCGTGGTAGGCATATTCACGGGCGCGACTGTTAAGGAAAGGCGGTGGGGGACCCGGAAATTCGCCGGGCTCGCAAAGGCGCTCGCGGAAGAGGGGCTCGGCGTGGTGCTCCTGGGCGGGCCGGGGGACGTGGAAAGCTCGGCGGAGGTCAAAAAGGGCCTTGACTGTAACAGCGTCCTCGACCTTGCGGGAAAGACGCCGCTCATGGAAACGGCGGCCGTTATATCCACGCTCGACCTGCTGGTTTCGGGGGATACCGGCCTCATGCACATCGCGTACGGAGCCGGCACCCCCACGGTTTCTCTTTTCGGTGCGGGCATCGAGGAAAAGTGGGCCCCTCGCGGGCACCGTCACGCGGTTATAAACAAGCGCCTTCCCTGCAGCCCGTGTACGGAGTTCGGATACACACCGCCATGCCCCTACGGAGTCAGATGCCTCCGTGAGATAAGCGTGGAGGAGGTGAAGGAGTCGGTGCTGGACCTCCTGTCTTTAGCCTCGACGAGCGCGTCTTCCGGTTAA
- a CDS encoding class I fructose-bisphosphate aldolase — protein sequence MAKVKSTEGIDSISKLLGSEADYLLNHKSKTVPKSQLHLPGPDFVDRILIPSDRPNSVLRNLQLMYNTGRLAGTGYMSILPVDQGIEHSAGASFAPNPIYFDPENIVKLAIEGGCNAVASTLGVLGAVSRKYAHKIPFLVKLNHNELLTYPNKFDQIMFANVDQAYQMGAVAVGATIYFGSEESDRQIQEVSEAFAYAHTLGLVTVLWAYLRNPAFKTDKADYDLAADLTGQANHISATIEADIVKQKQAENNGGFLALKFGKTDPRVYSKLTTEHPVDLTRYQVVNCYMGRASLINSGGASTGSDQDDLAQAVRTAVINKRAGGMGLITGRKSFQKSMKEGVEILNAVQNVYLCGDVTIA from the coding sequence ATGGCAAAAGTAAAGAGCACGGAAGGGATAGATTCGATATCGAAGCTCCTCGGAAGCGAGGCCGACTACCTTCTCAACCACAAGAGCAAGACCGTACCGAAGAGCCAGCTCCACCTGCCCGGCCCCGATTTCGTAGATCGCATACTGATCCCGTCCGACAGGCCAAACTCCGTTCTCCGTAACCTCCAGCTCATGTACAACACGGGCAGGCTCGCGGGAACGGGCTACATGTCGATACTACCCGTGGACCAGGGGATAGAGCACTCGGCCGGGGCGTCGTTCGCCCCGAACCCGATTTACTTCGACCCGGAGAACATTGTGAAGCTCGCGATAGAGGGCGGCTGTAACGCCGTCGCCTCGACGCTCGGCGTCCTCGGAGCCGTTTCGAGAAAGTACGCGCACAAGATCCCGTTTTTAGTGAAGCTGAACCACAACGAGCTTCTGACGTATCCGAACAAGTTCGACCAGATAATGTTCGCAAACGTCGACCAGGCGTACCAGATGGGCGCGGTTGCCGTGGGCGCGACGATATACTTCGGCTCGGAGGAGAGCGACCGCCAGATACAGGAAGTATCGGAGGCCTTCGCCTACGCTCACACGCTCGGGCTCGTGACGGTGCTCTGGGCCTATCTCCGTAACCCGGCGTTTAAAACGGACAAGGCGGATTACGACCTCGCTGCCGACCTTACGGGGCAGGCGAACCACATAAGCGCGACGATAGAGGCCGACATAGTGAAGCAGAAGCAGGCCGAGAATAACGGCGGCTTCCTCGCCCTCAAATTCGGGAAGACGGATCCGCGCGTCTATTCGAAGCTTACGACGGAGCACCCGGTAGACCTCACCCGCTACCAGGTAGTGAACTGCTACATGGGCCGCGCGAGCCTCATAAACTCGGGCGGCGCTTCGACGGGCAGCGACCAGGACGACCTCGCGCAGGCCGTGAGAACGGCAGTCATAAACAAGCGGGCGGGCGGCATGGGCCTCATCACGGGGCGGAAGTCCTTCCAGAAGTCGATGAAGGAAGGGGTGGAGATACTGAACGCGGTTCAGAACGTCTACCTCTGCGGCGACGTCACGATAGCCTGA
- a CDS encoding phosphoglycerate kinase, with the protein MSKLVISDLPDSTYKGKRVFVRVDFNVPIRDGKISEDYRIRRVIPTIDYLVERGTRVILGSHLGRPKGIVMPELSLKPIADRLSELLGKSVKFTGKVTGPEVKESIDSLADGEVMLLENLRFHKEETDNAPEFAKTLSSYADIYVNDAFGTSHRKHASTYGMAANFQVKVAGFLVSRELKFLTRLREDPDRPFIVIVGGGKIKDKIHALQSLIDKADKVLLGGGVAYTFLKAKGVRIGNSIVEDDQVAWAKDALSTYGKKIHLPVDHVVANSLEKRKNCMVVDGSIPDDLQGFDIGPKTAAKYNHQIKGTGSIFWSGPMGVFEVGDFSAGTTQVARAVALATWRGATTVVGGGETIASIRKAEVLDSEITHISTGGGALLEFLGGDELPGISILNDREERMSLAAN; encoded by the coding sequence ATGAGTAAGCTCGTTATATCCGACCTCCCTGATTCGACATACAAGGGAAAACGCGTTTTTGTCAGGGTTGACTTCAACGTGCCGATAAGGGACGGGAAGATAAGTGAGGATTACAGGATAAGAAGGGTGATCCCCACGATAGACTATCTTGTCGAGAGGGGCACAAGGGTGATACTGGGCTCCCACCTCGGAAGACCGAAGGGCATAGTGATGCCCGAGCTTTCGTTAAAGCCCATTGCGGACCGCCTCTCGGAGCTACTCGGAAAGTCCGTGAAATTCACCGGAAAGGTGACGGGGCCCGAGGTCAAGGAGTCGATAGACTCGCTCGCCGACGGCGAGGTGATGCTGCTCGAAAACCTTAGGTTCCACAAAGAAGAAACCGACAACGCCCCCGAATTCGCGAAAACGCTCTCATCTTACGCCGACATTTACGTTAACGACGCGTTCGGCACGTCTCACAGAAAACACGCCTCGACTTACGGTATGGCCGCCAATTTCCAGGTGAAGGTCGCGGGCTTTCTCGTAAGCAGGGAGCTCAAGTTCCTCACCCGGCTCCGCGAAGACCCCGATCGTCCTTTCATAGTCATAGTCGGCGGCGGCAAGATAAAGGACAAGATACACGCTCTTCAGAGCCTGATAGACAAGGCCGACAAGGTGCTCCTCGGGGGCGGCGTCGCATACACGTTCTTAAAGGCCAAGGGCGTCAGGATAGGGAACTCGATAGTAGAGGACGACCAGGTGGCATGGGCGAAGGACGCGCTTTCGACCTACGGCAAGAAGATACACCTCCCCGTCGATCACGTAGTAGCTAACAGCCTGGAAAAAAGAAAGAACTGCATGGTCGTGGACGGCTCCATACCCGACGACCTCCAGGGCTTCGACATAGGCCCCAAGACGGCCGCGAAGTATAACCACCAGATTAAGGGCACGGGCTCCATATTCTGGAGCGGCCCCATGGGCGTATTCGAGGTCGGCGATTTCTCGGCCGGGACGACGCAGGTCGCGCGTGCCGTTGCGCTCGCCACGTGGCGCGGCGCGACGACGGTCGTGGGCGGCGGCGAGACGATAGCCTCCATAAGGAAGGCCGAGGTGCTCGACTCGGAGATCACCCACATATCGACCGGCGGCGGAGCGCTTCTCGAATTCCTGGGCGGCGACGAGCTCCCCGGAATATCGATTCTGAACGACAGGGAAGAGCGCATGTCCCTGGCCGCCAATTGA
- the gap gene encoding type I glyceraldehyde-3-phosphate dehydrogenase, protein MSIKVGINGFGRIGRHVLRIGLEREGLEFVGINDISDSKTLAHLFKYDSVFGPYKGDVKSENGHIIVDGKAIRVFTERDPKNIPWQDTGAEIIAEASGVFRSREAAGAHLGSTVRKVVITAPAKGEVDFTTVLGANEGDYSNDFDVISNASCTTNCFAMIVKVLHENFGIKRGEMTTIHSYTNDQQILDAPHKDLRRARAAALSIIPTSTGAASAIEIIYPVLKGKLSSVSMRVPTADVSVVDFTCEVEKDTTPEEVNEKFKQAAKGELKGYLRYVEEELVSSDFIGDPHSAILDSQLTSVVEGNLVKVVGWYDNEYGYSSRVVDLIEYIGERLK, encoded by the coding sequence ATGTCTATCAAGGTTGGGATTAACGGGTTCGGAAGAATCGGGAGGCACGTTCTCCGTATCGGGCTCGAAAGGGAAGGGCTCGAATTCGTAGGAATAAACGATATATCCGATTCCAAAACGCTTGCCCACCTTTTTAAATACGATTCCGTATTCGGCCCGTACAAAGGAGATGTAAAATCCGAAAACGGACATATAATTGTAGATGGAAAGGCTATAAGGGTATTCACGGAGAGGGATCCGAAGAACATACCGTGGCAGGATACGGGGGCCGAGATCATAGCGGAAGCCAGCGGGGTTTTCCGTTCGAGGGAAGCCGCGGGCGCGCACCTCGGCAGCACGGTCAGGAAGGTCGTAATCACCGCGCCCGCCAAGGGTGAAGTGGATTTCACGACCGTGCTGGGCGCGAACGAAGGGGATTACAGCAACGATTTCGACGTCATATCCAACGCCTCGTGCACGACCAACTGCTTTGCGATGATAGTAAAGGTGCTTCACGAAAACTTCGGAATAAAGAGGGGTGAGATGACGACTATCCACTCCTACACGAACGACCAGCAGATCCTGGACGCCCCTCACAAGGACCTACGCCGCGCAAGGGCGGCGGCCCTTTCCATAATCCCGACGAGCACCGGCGCCGCGAGCGCGATAGAGATAATCTACCCCGTGCTCAAGGGCAAGCTGAGCTCGGTGTCCATGAGGGTGCCGACGGCCGACGTCTCCGTCGTCGATTTCACCTGCGAAGTGGAAAAGGACACGACGCCCGAAGAGGTAAACGAAAAATTCAAACAGGCGGCGAAGGGCGAGCTGAAAGGCTACCTGAGATACGTCGAGGAAGAGCTCGTATCGTCCGACTTCATAGGCGATCCGCACTCGGCGATTCTCGATTCCCAGCTCACGTCCGTCGTAGAGGGCAACCTCGTAAAGGTAGTAGGCTGGTACGATAACGAATACGGATACTCGTCGAGGGTAGTGGACCTCATCGAGTACATAGGAGAAAGGCTGAAATGA
- the argC gene encoding N-acetyl-gamma-glutamyl-phosphate reductase produces MRKIRVGILGASGYTGSDLLRFLLTHPSVDITHLTADKHAGKRISDVFPHLSGFCDLELKPLDPETLPEDIDVVFLALPHGASAKVVGELYKRDVRIIDLGADFRLSHEVYTVWYGEHPHPGLIPEAVYGIPEINRERLKSAKIVANPGCYPTSVILGLLPLAWEQLLQPGLVIADSKSGVSGAGRSPSLDTHFCEVNEGLKAYKVGEHRHMPEIEEVMREYSGIDLRVQFVPHLIPMDRGILSTIYVRLNKSMTTGELLELYGKHYENERFVRISPEKVYPSTSQVKGSNFCDIGLKADPESKSAVIVSVIDNLVKGASGVAVQNMNIMMGFEESAGLDIPPLFP; encoded by the coding sequence ATGCGGAAAATAAGAGTCGGGATACTGGGGGCGAGCGGTTACACGGGGAGCGATCTTTTGAGGTTTCTCCTTACACATCCCTCCGTGGATATTACACATTTGACTGCGGATAAGCACGCCGGGAAGAGGATATCCGACGTCTTCCCGCACCTTTCCGGGTTCTGCGATCTGGAATTAAAACCCCTCGATCCCGAAACACTCCCGGAAGATATAGACGTAGTATTCCTTGCCCTGCCCCACGGGGCATCGGCGAAGGTCGTGGGCGAGCTCTACAAAAGGGACGTCAGGATAATAGACCTCGGGGCCGATTTCAGGCTGAGCCACGAGGTATATACAGTCTGGTACGGCGAGCACCCGCATCCGGGGCTCATCCCCGAAGCGGTGTACGGCATCCCCGAGATAAACAGGGAGCGCCTCAAATCCGCGAAGATCGTGGCGAACCCCGGCTGCTACCCGACGTCCGTCATACTCGGCCTGCTCCCCCTCGCGTGGGAGCAGCTTCTCCAGCCCGGTCTCGTCATAGCCGACTCGAAATCCGGCGTGTCCGGCGCGGGCAGAAGCCCCTCCCTCGACACCCATTTTTGCGAGGTCAACGAGGGACTCAAGGCATACAAGGTCGGCGAGCACAGGCACATGCCGGAGATAGAAGAGGTTATGCGTGAGTATTCAGGCATCGATCTCAGGGTACAGTTCGTGCCGCACCTCATCCCCATGGACAGGGGCATACTCTCGACAATATACGTCAGGCTGAACAAGTCGATGACGACGGGGGAGCTCCTGGAGCTCTACGGAAAGCATTACGAGAACGAAAGGTTCGTCAGGATTTCGCCCGAGAAGGTCTATCCGTCCACGTCCCAGGTGAAGGGCTCCAACTTCTGCGACATAGGCTTAAAGGCCGATCCGGAATCGAAGTCGGCCGTGATCGTGTCCGTGATCGACAACCTCGTCAAGGGGGCCTCGGGCGTCGCTGTCCAGAACATGAACATAATGATGGGCTTCGAGGAATCGGCGGGTCTCGATATTCCGCCTCTTTTCCCCTGA
- a CDS encoding cysteine desulfurase family protein produces the protein MKKVYLDYNATTPVDPRVLEAMMPHFKDGFGNPSSIHAFGSAAKAALDEAREKVAALLGAGAREILFTSGGSEGNNLAIKGAAFAERGRGGKHLVTTRVEHDSTLEAFMYLESHGFKVTYLGVDRNGLVDLDELREAVTGETRLVSVIYANNETGAVMPVGDIAAIVKERGALFHVDAVQAAGKMGIDLKKIDADLVSISSHKFYGPKGAGALYVREGLARRLTLTPLIHGGGQERGLRSGTENVPAIAGLGKAAELALGELDPDRERVGRLRDELFARIYSGAGGVTLNGQPDGMVRNTLNLSFEGVHGGSLAMALDLEGIAVSTGSACSEGNVDPSHVLLAMGRTRQEAHSSVRFSLGRFTTPEEIEYAAGAVVSAVKRIRALKGAGS, from the coding sequence ATGAAGAAAGTGTATCTCGACTACAATGCGACTACTCCAGTCGACCCGAGGGTCCTCGAAGCGATGATGCCGCACTTTAAAGACGGCTTCGGGAACCCTTCGAGCATCCACGCGTTCGGGAGCGCCGCGAAAGCCGCGCTCGACGAGGCCCGTGAGAAGGTCGCCGCCCTCCTCGGGGCCGGGGCGAGGGAGATACTCTTCACCTCCGGCGGGAGCGAGGGCAATAACCTGGCAATAAAGGGGGCGGCGTTCGCCGAGAGAGGGCGCGGGGGAAAGCACCTCGTAACGACGCGGGTCGAGCACGATTCCACTCTGGAAGCGTTCATGTATCTGGAGTCGCACGGGTTTAAGGTGACGTACCTCGGCGTGGACAGGAACGGTCTCGTCGATCTCGACGAGCTCCGCGAAGCCGTCACCGGCGAAACGAGGCTCGTCTCCGTAATCTACGCGAACAACGAGACGGGCGCGGTGATGCCTGTCGGTGATATCGCTGCCATCGTAAAGGAAAGGGGCGCTCTCTTTCACGTGGACGCCGTACAGGCGGCGGGCAAGATGGGAATCGACTTGAAGAAGATCGATGCCGACCTGGTCTCTATATCGTCCCACAAATTCTATGGCCCGAAGGGGGCCGGTGCGCTCTACGTAAGGGAGGGGCTCGCGAGGCGCCTCACTCTCACGCCGCTCATACACGGCGGAGGGCAGGAGAGGGGGCTGAGGTCGGGCACGGAAAACGTCCCGGCCATTGCGGGGCTCGGGAAGGCCGCGGAGCTTGCGCTCGGCGAGCTCGACCCTGACAGGGAGAGGGTGGGGAGGCTCCGCGACGAGCTCTTCGCCCGCATATACTCAGGGGCAGGAGGCGTCACGCTTAACGGGCAGCCGGACGGCATGGTCCGGAACACGCTCAACCTGTCGTTCGAGGGCGTTCACGGCGGCTCGCTCGCGATGGCGCTCGACCTCGAAGGCATAGCCGTCTCGACGGGCTCGGCGTGCTCGGAGGGGAACGTCGATCCCTCGCACGTCCTCCTGGCCATGGGGCGTACAAGACAAGAGGCTCACTCGTCTGTCAGATTCAGCCTGGGAAGATTCACCACACCGGAAGAGATAGAGTACGCCGCCGGGGCTGTCGTATCTGCCGTGAAGAGGATAAGGGCGCTTAAGGGTGCGGGCTCTTAA
- a CDS encoding LysR family transcriptional regulator yields the protein MELHQLRYFVAVAESGGFSKAARRCYVAQPSLSQQVIKLEQELGQRLFERLGRRIALTEAGRALLPRARLVLSEAGNIKSGIVEDVAEGVGTLSAGLIPTIAPYLLPGALKRFYAGYPRARISLQENLTDMLVRGIVDLEIEVAVMSLPIENNLITTEPLFDDPLYLALSPGHELLKMREIRAKDLRNVPFIALDEDHCLGEQINNFCYERQINPEVVCRTWNLSTIQHCVSFGNGVSLVPLMMVLTDTSNTCIYRPIKGRSPKRTVVAAWHRDRKPSRLAREFIGMVKDEYASLLERAK from the coding sequence ATGGAGCTTCATCAGCTTAGATACTTCGTGGCAGTCGCCGAGTCGGGCGGGTTCAGCAAGGCCGCCCGGAGGTGCTACGTCGCCCAGCCCTCGCTCAGCCAGCAGGTAATCAAGCTGGAGCAGGAGCTCGGGCAGAGGCTTTTCGAAAGGCTCGGAAGGCGCATAGCGCTCACCGAGGCTGGAAGGGCGCTCCTGCCGCGTGCGAGGCTCGTTCTTAGCGAGGCAGGGAACATAAAGTCGGGCATAGTCGAGGACGTGGCCGAAGGTGTCGGCACGCTTTCCGCGGGGCTCATTCCGACGATAGCGCCATATCTCCTCCCGGGTGCGCTCAAGAGATTCTACGCCGGCTATCCCCGCGCCCGCATATCGCTCCAGGAAAACCTTACAGACATGCTGGTGAGGGGCATAGTAGACCTCGAAATCGAGGTCGCCGTCATGAGCCTGCCGATAGAAAACAACCTGATTACGACGGAGCCGCTTTTCGACGACCCGCTTTACCTGGCCCTCTCGCCGGGCCACGAGCTCCTTAAAATGCGCGAGATAAGGGCGAAGGACCTGAGGAACGTCCCCTTCATCGCCCTCGATGAGGATCACTGCCTCGGCGAGCAGATAAATAACTTCTGCTACGAGAGGCAGATAAACCCCGAGGTCGTATGCAGGACGTGGAACCTCTCGACGATTCAGCACTGCGTCTCGTTCGGAAACGGGGTTTCGCTCGTCCCGCTGATGATGGTGCTTACGGACACGTCGAACACCTGCATTTACAGGCCGATAAAGGGCCGGTCGCCGAAGAGGACCGTGGTTGCGGCGTGGCACAGGGACCGGAAGCCTTCGCGTCTCGCGCGCGAATTCATAGGGATGGTGAAGGACGAGTATGCCTCGCTTCTCGAAAGGGCGAAGTGA
- the katG gene encoding catalase/peroxidase HPI, protein MNTESAAKCPFSGGMSKHSAGGGTSNREWWPNMLRLNILRQHSPSSNPMGEEFNYREEFKTLDLDAVKKDIFDLMTESRDWWPADYGHYGPFFIRMAWHSAGTYRVADGRGGGGSGSQRFAPLDSWPDNANLDKARRLLWPVKQKYGRKISWADLLILAGNCALESMGLKTFGFAGGREDVWETEEDIYWGSEAEWLGDKRYTGDRELENPLGAVQMGLIYVNPEGPNGNPDPIAAARDIRETFGRMAMNDEETVALIAGGHTFGKTHGAADPAKYVGREPAAAGIEEQGLGWKNSFGTGNGGDCITSGLEGAWTTTPTKWSNNFFENLFGFEWELSKSPAGAYQWIPKNGAGAGTVPDAHDPSKSHAPFMLTTDLSLRLDPIYGPISRRFYENPDEFADAFARAWFKLTHRDMGPRSRYLGPEVPDEDLIWQDPIPAVTHKLVDDNDAAALKAKILASGLTVPQLVSTAWASASTFRGSDKRGGANGARVRLAPQKDWEVNDPPRLAKVLETLEGIQKEFNDSRTDGKRVSLADLIVLAGCAGVEQAARNAGYEVTVPFTPGRADASQEETDVESFTYLEPEADGFRNYLRGRYTVKPEEMLVDRAQLLTLTVPEMTVLLGGMRVLDTNFDHSRRGVFTNRPGALTNDFFVNLLDMGTVWKATSEDEEEFELRDRKTGELKWTATRVDLIFGSNSELRAVAEVYGCNDSRERFVHDFVAAWNKVMNLDRFDLIYQN, encoded by the coding sequence ATGAATACCGAAAGCGCCGCCAAGTGCCCGTTCTCGGGCGGAATGTCCAAGCACAGCGCAGGGGGCGGCACATCGAACAGGGAATGGTGGCCGAACATGCTCCGGCTGAACATCCTGCGCCAGCACTCCCCCTCGTCCAACCCTATGGGCGAGGAATTCAACTACAGAGAGGAGTTCAAGACACTTGATCTCGATGCAGTAAAGAAAGACATTTTCGATCTTATGACCGAGTCCCGGGACTGGTGGCCGGCCGACTACGGGCACTACGGGCCGTTCTTTATCCGCATGGCCTGGCACAGCGCCGGGACCTACCGCGTAGCGGACGGCCGCGGAGGCGGAGGCTCCGGCAGCCAGCGCTTCGCACCGCTCGACAGCTGGCCCGACAACGCGAACCTCGACAAGGCGCGCCGGCTGCTCTGGCCTGTAAAGCAGAAGTACGGCAGGAAGATTTCCTGGGCCGACCTCCTGATCCTGGCAGGCAACTGCGCGCTGGAATCGATGGGGCTAAAGACGTTCGGCTTCGCAGGCGGGCGCGAGGACGTCTGGGAGACAGAGGAAGACATCTACTGGGGCTCCGAGGCGGAATGGCTCGGCGACAAGCGCTATACGGGCGACCGCGAGCTGGAGAATCCCCTGGGCGCGGTGCAGATGGGCCTCATATACGTTAACCCCGAGGGGCCGAACGGAAACCCCGACCCCATCGCAGCCGCCCGCGACATTCGCGAGACATTCGGCCGCATGGCCATGAACGACGAAGAGACCGTCGCGCTTATCGCCGGAGGACACACGTTCGGCAAAACCCACGGGGCGGCCGATCCGGCCAAGTACGTCGGGCGCGAGCCCGCCGCCGCAGGCATAGAGGAGCAGGGCCTCGGCTGGAAGAACAGCTTCGGTACGGGTAATGGGGGCGACTGCATCACCAGCGGACTCGAAGGCGCATGGACCACTACCCCGACGAAGTGGAGCAATAACTTTTTCGAGAACCTCTTCGGTTTCGAATGGGAGCTGTCGAAGAGCCCGGCGGGAGCATACCAGTGGATACCCAAAAACGGGGCCGGCGCGGGCACCGTGCCCGACGCGCACGACCCGTCGAAGAGCCACGCGCCGTTCATGCTCACGACCGACCTGTCTCTCAGGCTGGACCCGATATACGGGCCGATTTCGAGGCGCTTTTACGAGAACCCGGACGAGTTCGCCGACGCCTTCGCCCGCGCGTGGTTCAAGCTCACGCACCGCGACATGGGCCCGCGCTCGCGCTATCTCGGCCCCGAAGTCCCTGACGAAGACCTCATCTGGCAGGACCCTATACCCGCGGTCACGCACAAACTCGTAGACGACAATGACGCCGCGGCGCTCAAGGCAAAGATACTCGCCTCGGGGCTGACGGTGCCCCAGCTTGTATCGACCGCATGGGCGTCGGCCTCGACGTTCCGCGGCTCCGACAAGCGCGGCGGCGCCAACGGCGCGCGCGTTCGCCTCGCGCCGCAGAAAGACTGGGAAGTAAACGATCCGCCCCGGCTGGCGAAGGTGCTCGAAACCCTCGAAGGCATACAGAAGGAATTCAACGACTCCCGGACGGACGGCAAGAGGGTTTCACTCGCCGACCTGATAGTCCTCGCCGGATGCGCGGGCGTCGAGCAGGCCGCGAGGAACGCCGGTTACGAAGTTACGGTGCCCTTCACGCCCGGGCGCGCCGACGCGTCCCAGGAAGAGACAGACGTGGAATCCTTCACATACCTCGAGCCCGAGGCCGACGGTTTCCGGAATTATCTCAGGGGCCGTTACACCGTAAAGCCCGAGGAAATGCTGGTCGACCGGGCCCAGCTCCTGACGCTGACGGTTCCCGAGATGACGGTTCTCCTCGGCGGCATGCGCGTGCTCGACACCAACTTCGATCATTCCCGCCGCGGCGTCTTTACCAACCGCCCCGGGGCTCTGACGAACGACTTCTTCGTCAACCTGCTCGATATGGGTACGGTGTGGAAGGCGACTTCGGAGGACGAAGAGGAATTCGAGCTCCGCGACCGCAAGACGGGCGAGCTCAAGTGGACCGCTACGCGGGTCGATCTTATCTTCGGTTCGAACTCCGAGCTAAGGGCCGTCGCCGAAGTCTACGGATGCAACGACTCTCGGGAGCGGTTCGTTCACGACTTCGTGGCGGCGTGGAATAAAGTGATGAACCTCGACCGCTTCGACCTCATCTATCAGAACTAA